The Vulpes vulpes isolate BD-2025 chromosome 1, VulVul3, whole genome shotgun sequence genome contains the following window.
GCAGCTAGAGGCAAAGTGAagccaggaaagggaagaagataaGGAGATACACAGGGAAAAGTAGGGGAAGCACCAATAGCAAATGTTGTCTATTTTCACTTTTCCGAGAGCGTGTGGTCCCTGAAAACCATGGCTGTGACCTCAGTATTATGCCATCATGCCAACGTGCAGTCACTTATTTTAAAGCCTTAGAAGGAGTCGATTATTTCAGCTTTTGCCTAAGTACAACTACTGGAAATTCTGGCtgattgaataaaaaaagaagaagaaggctaCTACTTGTATTTtactgacaaaacaaaacacctttaaACCAAAAGGATGATTTATCTGGGCTGAAAATAAAACTCCTGCCTACTGAAGTCTGGTGCAGCTGAGTTATCACTATTTTCATCCTGTAATTTGTTTTATAGGGTACTAATTAACAGGGCAAAGTCTGTTGCCAGGAAAGTAAATCacattttgctgttttcttcttttctaacaaGACACAGACCTGGTATTTAATTGAAGAGCAAGTTCCAAGGGCACTATCCACACTGAAATGGGGAAACATTGGGCTAGGAAATTATGGTAAAACCTGCTGTGTAGAGTTCTAGAAAGACGGTGGACGGGGGAGgaagggacggagggagagagagagaggaattgcACAGGTTATTtccaaaaacaggaaagaaaaaaaaaaaaagactgttttccTCAAATGTCTCATCTTTTCTCTGTTTCCCACAAGTCTACATTTCTTCTCTGGCTGTACCCAACTGACACCCTGTGCCACAAACATCCTCTCAAAAAATCTCATTTTCCCCTAGTCCGTTCATTCCTGTCCCCAACACAGTACtgtatggttgttttttttttttttgtataaatttattttttattggtgttcactttttTAAAGGTAGCGGGTCTGCAGTCAGGCCTCCCCGCCGAACCGTCGGCTGCTCCAGGGGCGGACTTGGCCTTGATGCTCTCGGGGCCCCGCGGGGCAGCTCACACCtgcacccccccctccccaggagctCACCCTCCTCCAGGACTtcattcccctctccctctcctccttccctcatcCCGTTCCTGGACGCTCTGCACTGGAGGCGGCCGCTCcggcttctcctccctcctcggCCCCCCTGAGCCGCGCTTCGGGGGAGGAGAGACGGGGCCGCGGGGTTAGTGATGCGCGCGGGGCCCAGCGAGTGCAGCCTCGCACCcgggagcggggagcctgacgtcaCCGCGCCCTGCCCATCCCTCTCCAGCGGGCGCGGGGCTCGCAGCCGCCTTTTCTGCCTCCGGCTGCGCCTCTCGCTCTCGGCGGCGCCCGCACAGCCACAGGCGCCCCGCGCTCTGCTCCGCGCGGGCCCGGCCGCCCTGCAGGCGGAGGCTCAGTCCGCGCGGGGAGCGCAGCCCGGCGCCCCGGCCCAGCGCCCATGCCCAGCGACTTCCAGGAGCCCTGACTCCCCAGGTGAGCAGCCCGGCTCCCGAGACCAACTTTGAGGGTGCGGACAGGGGAAGGGGTGAAGCGTGGCCATGCATGAGTCCCTCCAGCCGGAGAAACGGGTGCACGCCCggctgcaccccctcccccagcccccctgtCCCGGGGACCTCCGGGGCCTCGCAAACTTCGCTTTCAGCACCGCGGACAGCGGCAGCGCCCGGGTCGGAGGCCGCCTGGCGCGCGCCCCAGAGCCCAGGCGGGACCCGAGCTCGGGGCGCAGCGGTGCGCGCGCAACTCCAGGCGCCCCCCGGGACGGGCCTGTGTGCAGGCGAGCGTCTGTGCACACTCAGATGTGTCTGTGCGGACATCCGTGTGCATTGCACGCGTACGCTCGCTCAGTCGCTCAACAGGTATTTACTGACTTGAGGCCCTTCCTCGCTCTGCCTTGGGGTCCCGAGGGGGGGGGAGCAACAGGAGCCGGCACCCTCGCCCCGGGAAGCCCCCGGCGGCTGGCACCCCACCCCTGACGCTCGGGCCCTCTCCTCCAGCAGGGTGGCAGCGGCAGGCGGCGATGAACGCGAGCGCCTCCTCGCTCAACGAGTCCCAGGTGGTGGCGGTGACGGccgagggggcggcggcggccacggCGGGGGCGCGGGACGGCGGCGACTGGGGGccccccgcggcggcggcggcggcggcgctggcgggcggcggcgcggctaACGCGTCCCTGGAGCTGTCTTCCCAGCTGCCGGCCGGGCCGCCGGGGCTGCTGCTGTCGGCGGTGAACCCTTGGGACGTGCTGCTGTGCGTGTCGGGGACGGTGATCGCGGGCGAGAACGCGCTGGTGGTGGCGCTGATCGCGTCCACGCCGGCGCTGCGCACGCCCATGTTCGTGCTGGTGGGCAGCCTGGCCACCGCGGACCTGCTGGCGGGCTGCGGCCTCATCCTGCACTTCGTGTTCCAGTACGTGGTGCCCTCCGAGACCGTGAGCCTGCTCACCGTGGGCTTCCTCGTGGCCTCCTTCGCCGCCTCGGTCAGCAGCCTGCTGGCCATCACGGTGGACCGCTACCTGTCCCTCTACAACGCGCTCACCTACTACTCGCGCCGGACCCTGCTGGGCGTGCACCTGCTGCTCGCCGCCACCTGGACCGTGTCCCTGGGCCTCGGGCTGCTGCCCGTGCTGGGCTGGAACTGCCTGGCGGAGCGCGCCACCTGCAGCGTGGTGCGGCCGCTGACGCGCAGCCACGTGGCGCTGCTGTCGGCCGCCTTCTTCGCGGTCTTCGGCGTCATGCTGCACCTGTACGTGCGCATCTGCCAGGTGGTCTGGCGCCACGCGCACCAGATCGCGCTGCAGCAGCACTGCCTGGCGCCGCCGCACCTCGCGGCCACCCGAAAGGGGGTGGGGACCCTGGCCGTGGTGCTGGGCACGTTCGGCGCCAGCTGGCTGCCCTTCGCCATCTACTGCGTGGTGGGCAGCCGCGAGGACCCGGCAGTCTACACCTACGCCACCCTGCTGCCCGCCACCTACAACTCCATGATCAATCCTATCATCTATGCCTTCCGCAACCAGGAGATCCAGCGTGCCCTGTGGCTCCTGTTCTGCGGCTGTTTCCAGTCCAAAGTGCCCTTCCGTTCTCGGTCCCCCAGCGAGGTCTGAAGGCCCCCTCCGTCCCCCCGCCGGCGCCACACCCACCACCAGCCAGCCGCTCGCCAGCTGCTCGGTGCCTGCCGATGAACCCTGAGATCCCAGGGCTGCGATCCTGActtcggagagagagagagacagactgaaCATAAATACACcaaactcacaaaaaaaaaaagaggctcatTGGCACTTTACATATACAgtgtatacatgtgtacatatatatacagatatttgtATCTTCTGGAGCTGTTCAGGATGTGGGATTTCCTGTTCTGTGAGAAAACTAGCAAAGGTGTGGTTGTGCACTCAACTCGTACATCACATTTGTCAAGTGAAGACATCCCAATACTGCTTAATTATAGCACTTTATTTTTAGCTGCTGAGCTGCCAAAACAGTGTTGCCATTTTCAGGGGCAGGAGAAGAAGAGTAAAAAAGGTGTATTTTTGTTGTATGTGATAGAATATTTTGCTGCACATGCATCGGTAAATTACTACATATTTTGTACACAAATAAAcgtaataaaaatgtaattttggcCATGTGACTACTGGATTACTATTTAAGAGCTGGAAGATTAgtgcatttacttaaaaaaattatgatgtatCGTCTCCCTcctatgaaatctaaaaaaaagaaaaagtaaaatgcatatGCATTTGCACATTGTTCATAAACTGTCACTGAAATACCTACTACAGATTTGGAGTGGGGGCTGAGAGGAAG
Protein-coding sequences here:
- the GPR6 gene encoding G-protein coupled receptor 6 isoform X2; translated protein: MRAGPSECSLAPGSGEPDVTAPCPSLSSGRGARSRLFCLRLRLSLSAAPAQPQAPRALLRAGPAALQAEAQSARGAQPGAPAQRPCPATSRSPDSPGWQRQAAMNASASSLNESQVVAVTAEGAAAATAGARDGGDWGPPAAAAAAALAGGGAANASLELSSQLPAGPPGLLLSAVNPWDVLLCVSGTVIAGENALVVALIASTPALRTPMFVLVGSLATADLLAGCGLILHFVFQYVVPSETVSLLTVGFLVASFAASVSSLLAITVDRYLSLYNALTYYSRRTLLGVHLLLAATWTVSLGLGLLPVLGWNCLAERATCSVVRPLTRSHVALLSAAFFAVFGVMLHLYVRICQVVWRHAHQIALQQHCLAPPHLAATRKGVGTLAVVLGTFGASWLPFAIYCVVGSREDPAVYTYATLLPATYNSMINPIIYAFRNQEIQRALWLLFCGCFQSKVPFRSRSPSEV
- the GPR6 gene encoding G-protein coupled receptor 6 isoform X3 is translated as MNASASSLNESQVVAVTAEGAAAATAGARDGGDWGPPAAAAAAALAGGGAANASLELSSQLPAGPPGLLLSAVNPWDVLLCVSGTVIAGENALVVALIASTPALRTPMFVLVGSLATADLLAGCGLILHFVFQYVVPSETVSLLTVGFLVASFAASVSSLLAITVDRYLSLYNALTYYSRRTLLGVHLLLAATWTVSLGLGLLPVLGWNCLAERATCSVVRPLTRSHVALLSAAFFAVFGVMLHLYVRICQVVWRHAHQIALQQHCLAPPHLAATRKGVGTLAVVLGTFGASWLPFAIYCVVGSREDPAVYTYATLLPATYNSMINPIIYAFRNQEIQRALWLLFCGCFQSKVPFRSRSPSEV
- the GPR6 gene encoding G-protein coupled receptor 6 isoform X1, whose protein sequence is MRAGPSECSLAPGSGEPDVTAPCPSLSSGRGARSRLFCLRLRLSLSAAPAQPQAPRALLRAGPAALQAEAQSARGAQPGAPAQRPCPATSRSPDSPAGWQRQAAMNASASSLNESQVVAVTAEGAAAATAGARDGGDWGPPAAAAAAALAGGGAANASLELSSQLPAGPPGLLLSAVNPWDVLLCVSGTVIAGENALVVALIASTPALRTPMFVLVGSLATADLLAGCGLILHFVFQYVVPSETVSLLTVGFLVASFAASVSSLLAITVDRYLSLYNALTYYSRRTLLGVHLLLAATWTVSLGLGLLPVLGWNCLAERATCSVVRPLTRSHVALLSAAFFAVFGVMLHLYVRICQVVWRHAHQIALQQHCLAPPHLAATRKGVGTLAVVLGTFGASWLPFAIYCVVGSREDPAVYTYATLLPATYNSMINPIIYAFRNQEIQRALWLLFCGCFQSKVPFRSRSPSEV